One Vibrio penaeicida DNA segment encodes these proteins:
- the ihfB gene encoding integration host factor subunit beta: MRGTMTKSELIERLCAQQTHLSAKEVEDAVKDILEHMASTLESGDRIEIRGFGSFSLHYREPRMGRNPKTGEKVELEGKYVPHFKPGKELRERVNIHG, encoded by the coding sequence ATGAGGGGAACTATGACTAAGTCTGAACTAATTGAAAGACTCTGCGCGCAGCAAACACATCTTTCTGCAAAAGAAGTAGAAGATGCCGTCAAGGATATACTTGAACATATGGCGTCAACCCTAGAGAGCGGAGATCGTATTGAAATCCGTGGTTTCGGTAGTTTCTCACTGCACTATCGAGAGCCAAGAATGGGTCGTAATCCTAAAACTGGTGAAAAAGTTGAGCTGGAAGGCAAGTATGTCCCTCACTTTAAGCCGGGTAAAGAATTGCGTGAACGCGTAAATATCCACGGCTAA
- a CDS encoding LapA family protein: protein MKIIKIILVIALVLIALALGAQNQQVVSFNYLLAKGEFHLSLLLGLVFVVGFSLSALIFGSLQFKYKLTIRKLKKQLNKQPAIEKQQSNA from the coding sequence ATGAAAATTATAAAAATAATCTTGGTGATTGCTCTTGTACTGATCGCCTTAGCATTAGGTGCTCAAAATCAGCAAGTTGTATCATTTAACTACTTACTTGCTAAAGGCGAATTTCATCTATCATTACTCTTAGGCTTGGTGTTTGTTGTAGGGTTTAGTCTCTCGGCTCTTATTTTTGGTAGTTTGCAATTTAAGTACAAACTCACTATTCGTAAGCTGAAGAAGCAACTTAACAAACAGCCAGCGATAGAGAAGCAACAAAGTAACGCCTAA
- the lapB gene encoding lipopolysaccharide assembly protein LapB has product MLELLFLLLPIAAAYGWYMGNRSANFDKQKQSNQISRQYVTGLNLLLSDQSDKAVDHFIELLQVDDETIDTHLALGNLFRSRGEVDRAIRIHQNLISRPGLTIDQKNIALQQLAKDFMVSGLLDRAEKIFMQLLDEPDHREAALHQLVVIFQQTREWSKAIEYASALVKLGRKRIKKDIAHYYCELAMQEQGEGNTKKSINLLKKALTEDSRCVRASITLGKIYLSQEDYINTVRYLEQVIDQDIDFVGQVLPTIAECYQKFDREGDLLAFLHRCIEKKAGVSAELMLAQLVANHDGVAAAQTLLTRQLVKNPTMKGFYRLMDYHLEEAEDGRAKDSLTTLQGMVGEQLKVKPHHRCRKCGFSTRSLYWHCPSCKGWGTIKPIRGLDGE; this is encoded by the coding sequence ATGCTTGAACTTCTCTTCTTGTTGTTACCGATTGCCGCTGCCTATGGTTGGTACATGGGTAATCGCAGCGCGAATTTCGACAAGCAGAAACAATCTAATCAAATTTCCCGACAGTATGTCACGGGTTTAAACCTCTTACTTTCTGATCAATCAGACAAAGCGGTCGATCACTTTATCGAGCTTCTCCAAGTCGACGATGAAACGATTGACACGCATTTAGCGTTAGGGAATCTTTTTCGATCACGTGGTGAAGTTGATCGTGCTATTCGTATTCATCAAAATCTTATCTCTCGCCCTGGTTTAACCATCGATCAAAAAAATATCGCTCTTCAGCAGCTAGCGAAGGATTTCATGGTATCTGGTCTCCTTGATCGTGCAGAAAAGATATTTATGCAGCTTTTGGACGAGCCTGATCACCGAGAAGCAGCCCTTCATCAACTGGTCGTCATATTCCAACAAACCAGAGAGTGGAGTAAAGCTATTGAATATGCTTCAGCATTGGTCAAATTAGGCAGGAAGCGAATCAAAAAAGATATTGCCCACTACTACTGTGAATTGGCGATGCAAGAACAAGGGGAGGGAAACACCAAGAAATCAATTAACCTCCTCAAGAAGGCTCTAACAGAAGACTCTCGCTGTGTTCGGGCGAGTATCACGCTAGGTAAAATATACCTTTCTCAGGAAGATTACATAAATACAGTTCGTTATTTAGAGCAGGTTATTGATCAAGATATCGACTTTGTAGGACAGGTTTTACCTACCATTGCCGAATGTTACCAAAAGTTCGATAGAGAAGGCGATTTACTCGCATTTTTACATCGTTGTATTGAGAAAAAAGCAGGGGTATCTGCTGAACTTATGCTTGCTCAGCTTGTGGCAAACCATGACGGTGTTGCCGCGGCACAGACTTTATTAACGAGGCAACTTGTTAAGAACCCAACAATGAAAGGCTTTTATCGATTGATGGATTATCATCTTGAGGAAGCTGAAGATGGAAGAGCAAAAGATAGCTTAACAACGCTACAAGGAATGGTGGGTGAGCAGCTTAAAGTAAAACCTCATCATCGATGTAGGAAGTGTGGTTTTTCCACCCGCTCTTTGTATTGGCATTGTCCATCTTGCAAAGGTTGGGGTACCATTAAGCCGATTCGCGGGTTAGATGGCGAATAG
- the pyrF gene encoding orotidine-5'-phosphate decarboxylase, producing the protein MIDQKIIVALDYDKKADALAFVDKIDPSSCRLKVGKEMFTLFGPEFVRELHKRGFSVFLDLKFHDIPNTCSKAVRAAAELGVWMVNVHASGGERMMSASREILEPYGKDRPLLIGVTVLTSMEQSDLAGIGLDIAPQEQVVRLASLTKNAGLDGVVCSAQESSMLKSELGKDFKLVTPGIRPAGAAIGDQKRIMTPVQAIEAGSDYLVIGRPITQALDPAKVLADINQSLV; encoded by the coding sequence GTGATCGACCAGAAAATCATCGTAGCACTTGATTATGACAAAAAAGCGGATGCATTAGCGTTTGTTGATAAGATTGACCCAAGTTCGTGCCGTCTGAAAGTTGGCAAAGAGATGTTTACTCTGTTTGGTCCTGAATTTGTTCGTGAGCTCCATAAGAGAGGTTTCTCAGTATTCTTGGACCTTAAGTTTCACGATATCCCAAACACTTGTTCAAAAGCGGTACGAGCGGCTGCTGAATTAGGTGTATGGATGGTGAATGTCCACGCAAGTGGTGGTGAGCGAATGATGAGTGCCTCTCGTGAAATCCTTGAGCCTTATGGTAAAGATCGCCCACTGTTGATTGGTGTAACTGTACTAACAAGTATGGAGCAATCTGACCTTGCAGGAATCGGTTTGGATATCGCGCCTCAGGAACAAGTTGTTCGTTTGGCTAGTCTGACTAAAAACGCGGGTTTAGATGGTGTAGTGTGCTCTGCGCAAGAATCATCGATGTTGAAGTCAGAACTAGGGAAAGATTTCAAACTGGTTACTCCAGGTATTCGTCCCGCAGGTGCTGCTATTGGTGACCAAAAGAGAATAATGACTCCTGTTCAGGCTATTGAAGCGGGGTCTGATTACCTAGTTATTGGCAGACCGATAACTCAAGCACTTGACCCAGCGAAGGTTCTTGCAGATATTAATCAATCTTTGGTTTAA
- the miaE gene encoding tRNA isopentenyl-2-thiomethyl-A-37 hydroxylase MiaE, which yields MYDHKLLEPINDFLKCSTPDSWIEEARKPENLSVILRDHLLCELKASQSAVFLLKRYVLTDEGKEQITQLVEPYEHFAYKGIGSLETLKGKSNISKSIRPKDGCAYGQDMIDKMVLLIREELHHFYQVLEIIEEQGLEYRPITASRYAKGMIKHIRTFEPAALIDKLIIGAFIEARSCERFAKLAPFLDEPIQKFYISLLRSEARHYQDYLELAEQIAGEDISERIEDFANVEAELITSDDSEFRFHSGTPKLAA from the coding sequence ATGTACGATCACAAATTATTAGAACCAATCAATGACTTCCTAAAATGCTCAACCCCTGACTCTTGGATTGAAGAAGCTCGCAAGCCAGAGAACCTTTCGGTGATTTTGCGGGATCATTTACTATGCGAATTGAAAGCTTCGCAGAGTGCCGTTTTCCTTCTTAAGCGCTATGTCTTAACCGATGAAGGTAAAGAGCAAATTACTCAATTAGTTGAGCCTTATGAGCACTTTGCTTACAAAGGTATTGGCAGCCTTGAAACTCTGAAAGGCAAGAGCAACATATCTAAATCAATCAGACCCAAAGATGGCTGTGCCTACGGACAGGATATGATTGATAAGATGGTTCTCTTGATTCGAGAAGAGCTACACCACTTCTACCAAGTGTTAGAAATTATTGAAGAACAAGGTTTGGAGTATCGCCCAATAACAGCAAGTCGTTACGCTAAGGGAATGATTAAGCATATCCGTACTTTTGAGCCAGCAGCGCTTATCGATAAGCTGATTATTGGTGCGTTCATTGAAGCTCGCTCTTGTGAACGATTTGCTAAACTCGCACCATTCCTTGATGAGCCAATTCAAAAATTCTACATCTCATTGCTACGCTCAGAAGCACGACACTATCAAGACTACTTGGAACTAGCAGAACAGATTGCTGGTGAAGATATTTCAGAGCGTATTGAAGACTTCGCTAATGTTGAAGCCGAATTAATTACCTCTGACGATTCAGAATTCCGCTTCCATTCTGGCACACCCAAATTGGCTGCGTAG
- a CDS encoding ABC-three component system protein, with translation MKKILVVFIHGLKGGDSTWVNDEGVSFKELLLSEALINEECEIVEYDYFTQITEFMNGFIAKQTHAFMRKLPLFKRLGRYKKTKKNQRNKSISDLSKGLESTIRARYKEAESVILIGHSMGGLVAKRLILEQIETAKTINVTGYLSIAVPHKGSLESLFLQFSSNEHLKELMPLNKQTLELDEKWEQYKSRLPKSTYLIALDDEVVKPHTAKPNNISNENIFSLDKEDHTSISKPEDSNALSYIVVRDFLLDQIQSKKNSVEKYNVRFQNLSQLDKEVFVIKLLVSDVEKSLVDSSKSAFLNAEIMCRINRSEQEELSSLYDRVKFIYSQNFYKYKKESKDSSDLVYDIHKEIKESDDSSLKTSLSDISFLEKIGMIHQLADSIDDNIVWNENTNLDKVREVYES, from the coding sequence ATGAAAAAAATTCTTGTTGTTTTTATACACGGTTTAAAGGGGGGCGACTCAACTTGGGTCAATGATGAAGGAGTCTCGTTCAAAGAGTTGCTATTGTCTGAAGCTTTAATCAATGAAGAATGTGAAATCGTTGAGTATGACTACTTTACTCAAATCACAGAGTTTATGAATGGATTTATAGCTAAGCAAACTCATGCGTTCATGCGAAAGCTCCCGCTGTTTAAGCGCTTAGGTCGGTATAAAAAAACTAAGAAGAATCAGAGAAACAAGTCAATTTCAGATTTGTCGAAAGGATTAGAGTCAACTATCAGAGCAAGATACAAAGAAGCTGAATCAGTAATATTGATAGGTCATAGTATGGGTGGGCTAGTGGCAAAAAGGTTGATTCTTGAACAGATCGAGACTGCTAAAACAATTAATGTAACTGGTTATTTGTCTATTGCTGTTCCGCATAAAGGCTCTCTAGAGTCACTATTCTTGCAGTTTAGCTCCAATGAACATTTGAAAGAGTTGATGCCATTAAACAAGCAAACGCTAGAATTGGATGAAAAGTGGGAGCAATATAAGAGTCGATTACCAAAGTCAACATATCTAATAGCATTAGATGATGAGGTTGTTAAGCCGCATACAGCTAAACCAAATAATATTTCAAATGAAAATATATTTAGCTTAGATAAGGAAGACCATACATCAATATCTAAACCTGAAGATAGCAATGCATTGTCTTATATTGTTGTTCGTGATTTTTTATTGGATCAAATTCAGTCGAAAAAAAACTCTGTTGAGAAATATAACGTTAGATTTCAAAACTTATCACAATTAGATAAAGAAGTTTTTGTGATTAAGTTATTGGTGTCTGATGTTGAAAAATCATTAGTAGATAGCTCTAAAAGTGCATTCCTTAATGCTGAAATAATGTGCCGAATAAATAGGTCAGAACAAGAAGAGTTATCTAGCTTGTATGATAGAGTTAAGTTCATATACTCTCAGAATTTTTATAAGTATAAGAAAGAATCGAAAGATAGTTCAGATTTAGTTTATGATATTCATAAGGAAATAAAAGAAAGTGATGACAGCTCTCTTAAAACAAGTCTTTCTGACATTTCATTCTTGGAAAAAATAGGCATGATCCACCAATTAGCTGATTCAATTGACGATAATATTGTTTGGAATGAGAATACGAATTTAGATAAAGTTAGAGAAGTCTATGAGTCATAA
- a CDS encoding DNA repair protein, whose amino-acid sequence MNIGLIIALVAILLVLVIGYNIMLQYRMKVETAKKQESTRHLAVIDATEDLIGNAHHLPYSKDLLVCLNTRILDALESMFELDPKNKQLKSRVANMQSQIQQLKENYQGGETASFKVPSSDKQAIIMLKLVKRLRETIRSEHNKGRFETQAYVAENSRLEQIQVRINIENVIKRANDSVLRGQAGTAKQLLKKGLDALASKNDSYSNKAKEKLQAMLDDMDQKRQDKEAEHAKDRDEKERNDDMDALFGEKKKW is encoded by the coding sequence ATGAATATTGGTTTAATAATCGCGCTTGTTGCTATTTTGTTGGTTCTCGTAATTGGTTACAACATTATGCTTCAGTACCGCATGAAAGTAGAGACTGCAAAAAAACAAGAGTCCACACGGCATCTAGCTGTTATTGATGCGACAGAGGATCTTATTGGGAACGCACATCACCTCCCCTACAGTAAGGATCTTTTGGTGTGTTTGAACACGCGAATTCTTGATGCACTTGAATCTATGTTTGAATTAGATCCTAAAAACAAGCAGTTGAAGTCTCGTGTTGCCAACATGCAATCTCAAATCCAACAATTAAAAGAAAACTACCAAGGTGGCGAAACGGCTTCGTTCAAGGTGCCGAGCAGTGATAAGCAAGCCATTATAATGCTGAAGCTTGTTAAACGATTGCGCGAGACAATTCGAAGTGAGCACAATAAAGGTCGCTTTGAGACTCAAGCTTATGTAGCGGAAAATTCTCGCTTAGAACAAATCCAAGTTCGCATAAACATCGAGAACGTTATTAAACGTGCTAATGATTCGGTGTTGAGAGGACAAGCTGGTACAGCGAAGCAGCTTTTGAAAAAAGGCTTAGATGCACTGGCGTCTAAAAATGATTCATATTCCAACAAGGCTAAAGAAAAACTGCAAGCCATGCTGGATGATATGGATCAGAAAAGACAAGACAAAGAAGCGGAACATGCTAAAGATCGTGACGAGAAAGAACGTAACGATGATATGGATGCCCTCTTCGGTGAAAAGAAAAAGTGGTAA
- the cysB gene encoding HTH-type transcriptional regulator CysB yields the protein MKLQQLKYIVEVVNHNLNVSATAESLFTSQPGISKQVRLLEDELGIQIFERSGKHLTQVTDAGEDIVRISSEILARVESIKAVAGEHTHPEMGTLNISTTHTQARYALPDVIKGFTARYPKVSLHMHQGTPSQMSEAVAKGTANFAIATEALHLYQDAIMLPCYHWNRSIVVTKDHPLAKKEHVTIEDLSTYSLVTYVFGFTGRSELDTAFNNAGLTPRIVFTATDADVIKTYVRMGIGVGVIASMAVDKALDSDLVAIDASHIFGASTTSIGFRRGTFLRSYMYDFMERFAPHLTRPVVEQAISLKSNVEIEEMFKDIELPVR from the coding sequence ATGAAATTACAGCAACTGAAGTACATTGTTGAAGTTGTTAATCACAACTTGAACGTCTCAGCGACGGCAGAAAGCTTGTTCACCTCGCAGCCAGGTATTAGTAAGCAAGTTCGTTTGCTAGAAGATGAACTCGGGATACAAATATTTGAGCGCAGCGGTAAGCATCTCACACAGGTTACCGACGCTGGTGAAGATATAGTACGTATTTCAAGTGAAATATTGGCAAGGGTAGAAAGTATCAAAGCCGTTGCGGGGGAGCATACCCACCCAGAAATGGGAACACTGAATATTTCTACTACTCATACTCAAGCACGTTACGCACTACCTGATGTCATTAAAGGCTTTACGGCTCGTTATCCGAAAGTTTCACTCCATATGCATCAAGGAACACCTTCTCAAATGTCGGAAGCTGTTGCTAAAGGAACCGCAAATTTTGCAATTGCGACTGAGGCGCTGCATTTGTATCAAGATGCGATTATGCTTCCTTGCTATCACTGGAATCGTTCAATCGTAGTCACAAAAGACCATCCGTTGGCTAAAAAAGAACATGTCACCATCGAAGACTTGTCGACATACTCTTTGGTTACCTATGTATTTGGCTTTACAGGACGATCTGAACTGGATACCGCGTTCAACAATGCAGGTCTCACACCTCGTATTGTGTTTACTGCTACAGATGCTGACGTTATTAAAACTTATGTTCGCATGGGGATTGGTGTTGGTGTCATCGCTTCTATGGCTGTCGACAAAGCACTGGATTCAGATTTGGTCGCTATTGATGCGAGCCATATTTTTGGTGCGAGTACCACCAGCATTGGTTTCCGTAGAGGAACGTTCTTACGCTCATACATGTATGACTTCATGGAGCGATTTGCCCCCCATTTGACTCGCCCTGTTGTCGAACAAGCTATTTCATTAAAAAGTAATGTAGAAATCGAAGAGATGTTTAAAGACATCGAACTGCCCGTTAGGTAA
- a CDS encoding methyltransferase gives MNKTFQKISSLLALYDNEWRFQPFHMSDCADFPWDLNYPNLTPWLRGLSEAEIISLKANTPRLVKEISRFIPDVAYLHELSYLKRLTPSELTKLSRGSEAGIPGRKLNQIRLMSDACLKGNAGGEWLEWCSGKGFLGQLLASNSTMPVTSFEWQEALCNSGQALADKKGLAMRFVQGDALTKSASLIMKPNQHAVALHACGDLHVNLIKRGCEVGISEFSISPCCYHLIQSDCYLPLSSEGIENDMKLTKAELRIPLQATVTGGERVHRHRFEEMSYRLGLDSFLKEQKGHLNYTAIPSIKKSMLSGGFEAFCLWADKEKNLELGSINFAYWNQRGEERFWQMERLSLIQQVFQRPLELWLVLDRALYLEENGYLVSVNEFCPEEDTPRNILIQAKKRPA, from the coding sequence ATGAATAAAACTTTCCAAAAGATCAGCTCATTATTGGCTTTGTACGATAATGAATGGCGATTTCAGCCATTTCACATGAGTGATTGCGCAGATTTTCCGTGGGATCTAAATTACCCCAACCTCACCCCTTGGTTAAGAGGGCTTTCCGAAGCGGAAATCATTAGCCTGAAAGCTAATACACCCCGTCTAGTAAAGGAAATATCAAGATTTATTCCTGATGTAGCTTACTTACACGAGCTTTCTTACTTAAAAAGACTGACACCCTCTGAATTAACAAAGCTATCTAGGGGCTCCGAAGCTGGTATACCCGGGAGAAAACTAAATCAGATACGTTTAATGAGTGATGCTTGCCTAAAAGGAAACGCTGGGGGGGAATGGCTTGAATGGTGTTCTGGTAAAGGTTTTTTAGGACAACTACTTGCATCAAACTCCACAATGCCAGTCACAAGTTTTGAATGGCAGGAAGCCCTGTGTAATAGCGGACAAGCCCTAGCGGACAAAAAAGGATTAGCGATGCGCTTTGTTCAAGGAGATGCCCTCACCAAGAGTGCATCTCTGATTATGAAGCCTAATCAGCACGCTGTCGCTCTACACGCTTGTGGAGATTTGCACGTTAACCTTATCAAGCGAGGGTGTGAAGTAGGTATAAGCGAGTTTTCTATCTCTCCCTGCTGCTACCACCTTATTCAGTCGGACTGTTATCTGCCTCTTTCATCGGAAGGTATTGAGAATGATATGAAGTTGACCAAAGCCGAATTAAGAATACCTCTGCAAGCGACAGTAACTGGGGGAGAGCGGGTTCACCGTCATAGATTTGAAGAAATGAGTTATAGGCTCGGATTGGACTCATTTCTAAAAGAGCAGAAGGGGCACCTTAACTATACGGCTATCCCTAGTATTAAGAAGTCGATGTTGTCAGGTGGCTTTGAAGCGTTTTGCTTATGGGCTGACAAGGAAAAAAATCTCGAACTGGGGTCAATAAACTTTGCATATTGGAATCAACGTGGTGAAGAGCGATTTTGGCAAATGGAGAGATTAAGCCTAATTCAGCAAGTTTTCCAAAGACCATTAGAGCTTTGGCTCGTTTTAGACCGGGCTTTATATCTTGAAGAAAATGGATATTTGGTTAGCGTGAATGAGTTTTGCCCTGAAGAAGATACACCAAGAAACATACTCATACAGGCAAAAAAAAGACCCGCGTAA
- the ald gene encoding alanine dehydrogenase — MIIGVPKEIKNHEYRVGMIPSSVRELVSHGHQVIVETNAGSGIGFSDQDYIAVGASILPTAADVFAKADMIVKVKEPQTVERAMLREGQILFTYLHLAPDFPQTEELIKSKAVCIAYETVTDNMGRLPLLAPMSEVAGRMSIQAGAQTLEKSHGGRGLLLGGVPGVEPAKVVVVGGGVVGSNAARMAVGLRADVTILDRSIDTLRALDEEFQGRAKVVYSTEDALEKHVLEADLVIGAVLIPGAAAPKLITKEHIKRMKPGAAVVDVAIDQGGCFETSKATTHAEPTYIVDEVVHYCVANMPGAVARTSTFALNNATLPYIIKLANNGYEKALLADEGLLEGLNVIHGKVTCKEVAESFDLEYVEAKQAIAMFN; from the coding sequence ATGATTATTGGCGTACCGAAGGAAATCAAAAACCACGAATACAGAGTGGGTATGATTCCATCCAGTGTGAGAGAACTTGTCTCTCACGGTCACCAAGTCATTGTCGAAACTAATGCCGGTAGTGGTATCGGTTTTTCCGATCAAGACTATATTGCCGTAGGTGCATCCATTCTTCCTACTGCTGCTGACGTTTTCGCGAAAGCAGACATGATTGTTAAGGTTAAAGAACCTCAAACCGTCGAGCGCGCTATGCTGCGTGAGGGGCAAATATTGTTCACATATTTACACCTAGCACCAGATTTTCCACAAACTGAAGAGCTTATCAAGAGCAAAGCTGTCTGCATAGCATATGAGACTGTAACAGATAATATGGGTCGTCTGCCACTTTTAGCACCAATGTCTGAAGTTGCAGGTCGTATGTCGATTCAGGCTGGCGCTCAAACTCTTGAGAAATCACACGGTGGTCGGGGCCTACTTTTAGGTGGTGTTCCAGGTGTTGAACCAGCAAAAGTTGTGGTTGTTGGCGGTGGCGTAGTAGGTTCAAATGCAGCTCGTATGGCGGTGGGTTTACGTGCAGACGTCACCATTTTAGACCGTAGCATTGACACTCTACGTGCGCTAGACGAAGAGTTCCAAGGCCGTGCGAAAGTCGTTTATTCGACTGAAGATGCGCTTGAAAAACATGTACTTGAAGCAGACCTAGTGATTGGTGCAGTACTAATACCTGGTGCGGCAGCACCAAAGCTTATCACGAAAGAACACATCAAACGCATGAAGCCAGGGGCAGCGGTAGTGGATGTCGCAATCGATCAAGGCGGTTGTTTTGAAACATCAAAGGCTACAACACATGCTGAACCAACTTACATCGTTGACGAAGTTGTACACTACTGTGTAGCAAATATGCCAGGAGCCGTAGCACGAACGTCTACTTTTGCGCTAAATAATGCAACATTACCTTACATTATTAAGCTCGCAAACAATGGATACGAGAAAGCACTCCTTGCAGACGAAGGGCTACTTGAAGGACTAAATGTAATTCACGGAAAAGTAACCTGCAAAGAAGTAGCTGAAAGCTTCGACTTAGAATACGTTGAAGCGAAGCAAGCTATCGCTATGTTCAACTAA
- the lrp gene encoding leucine-responsive transcriptional regulator Lrp, whose protein sequence is MVDNYKKPSKELDRIDRNILNELQKDGRISNVELSKRVGLSPTPCLERVRRLERQGYITGYTALLNPQYLDASLLVFVEITLNRGAPDVFEQFNHAVQKLDDIQECHLVSGDFDYLLKTRVSDMSAYRKLLGDTLLRLPGVNDTRTYVVMEEVKQTNQLVIKTR, encoded by the coding sequence ATGGTGGATAACTATAAGAAGCCGTCCAAGGAATTAGATCGTATTGATAGAAACATTCTTAACGAACTTCAGAAAGATGGTCGTATTTCGAATGTAGAGTTATCTAAAAGAGTGGGATTATCTCCAACGCCATGTTTAGAACGTGTGCGTCGATTGGAGAGACAAGGATACATTACTGGATACACAGCTTTGCTGAATCCTCAGTATCTAGATGCGTCGCTATTGGTATTTGTTGAGATTACGTTAAATCGAGGCGCACCAGATGTGTTCGAACAATTTAATCATGCAGTACAAAAGCTGGATGACATTCAAGAATGTCATTTAGTGTCTGGCGATTTTGACTATCTTCTGAAAACCCGTGTATCAGATATGAGTGCCTACCGTAAGCTGTTGGGTGACACGCTTCTGCGTTTACCTGGCGTTAACGATACCCGCACATATGTGGTTATGGAAGAAGTTAAACAGACCAACCAGTTGGTTATTAAAACTCGATAA